GCGTTCTGCTCGCTGCCGTCGGAGTAGTACACCCGGCCTTCAGGGCCCACCGCCCGGGCGAGCCAGATGGTCGAATAGCCGATGGCCGATCCCATTTCGAACACCCGTTTCGCGCCGCTCAGCACGGCCATCTGGTGCAGCACGCGGCCGACCAGGGGGCCGACGATGGGAATCCGTTCCGCCTGCGCCTTTTCTTCCATCTCGGTAAGGACCTCGTCCCTGTCGGGCATCAGGTCCGTCAGGTAGCCGTCGAGCGCTTCCGTCAATACGTTAGGCATGGGGTTGTTGCTCCTGTTTTCAGTAATCAGAAGATCTCGACGGTCACGTACCGGCTGGGATTCGATCTCAAATCAACGACGAGTTCGTCCAGGTTGGTCACCAGGCGGTCCATTTTGCCGGCCACGCGGACGGCGTCCTCGTACAGCCGTTCATCCTGAAGCAGTCTCCCGATCGTACCTTCACCTCGGTCGAGGCGGGTTATGATGTTGTCGAGCGCTGTCGTGGTGCTCTGCAGCTCGTCCATCATGGCGCTCAACCGGCCGGAAGTACTTTCCAGGTTATCCAAGGTGCTCGACACCTTGGACCGCTCGGTTTCGCTCAGATCCCTCACGTTGCTCACCAGCGAATCCATGTTCGCCACGACCCGGTTGATCTGGCCGCTCTCCCGTTTCAGGGTCTCCTGCAACTCGACGGTCAGGTCGTGTACGCCGGCCAGACTGCTCTTGATCGACTTGTCCCGCTCGGGGTCCAGGAGGATGTTGGCGTTTTTAAGCAGGTCGCGCATGTTGAGGGTGACGGAGTCGACCTGCGTGAACATATCGGAGATCCCCGGCGCGGCCGTACCCTGGATCGTGCCCCCCGGCGGGATCAGTTCCGAACTGATGCCCTTGCGGATGTTGATGGATTTCTCGCCCATGACGCTGCGCGATATCACCTCCACCTGCGAATCCACGGGGATCTCATAGGGCTCGTCGATACGCAGGGTGACGATGGGCGTCAGGTTGTCGAGCGACACGGCCTCCACCTTGCCGATGCGCACGCCACCCACGAGGATCGGGTCGGAGGATTTGACCCCGACATCGCTGCTCAGGCGCACGTCGACGAGGTAGGTATCCCCCGTTACTCGCCATTCCTTAAGATAGAAGAGGCCCCAGACGAATATGATGATCGCCAGGAGAAAGACCATGCCCAGTTTCGCCTCGTCGGGCAGTAGACTGTTTTTAGAGTACGTCACGTCGCACCCCCCGGTTTACAGTATCGTCCTGGCCAGTATATAGTCCAGGCACAAGATCAGAATGCACGACACCACCACCGTGTTGGTGGTCGCTTTGCCCACGCCTTCCGCGCCCGAACCCGGCTTCACCTTGAACCCCTGGTAACAGGCGACCGTGGTGATCGTAATCCCGAAGCAAAAGGCCTTGGACAGCCCGAAGAAGGCGTCCTTGGTCCGGAAGAACTCCCGCATGCCGCGCTCGAAGTCCGGGATGCTCACCTGCATCCGGTCGAGGGCTGCGACCATGCCGGACAGCGTGCCGATCAGGTCGGC
The Gemmatimonadota bacterium genome window above contains:
- a CDS encoding MlaD family protein, producing the protein MTYSKNSLLPDEAKLGMVFLLAIIIFVWGLFYLKEWRVTGDTYLVDVRLSSDVGVKSSDPILVGGVRIGKVEAVSLDNLTPIVTLRIDEPYEIPVDSQVEVISRSVMGEKSINIRKGISSELIPPGGTIQGTAAPGISDMFTQVDSVTLNMRDLLKNANILLDPERDKSIKSSLAGVHDLTVELQETLKRESGQINRVVANMDSLVSNVRDLSETERSKVSSTLDNLESTSGRLSAMMDELQSTTTALDNIITRLDRGEGTIGRLLQDERLYEDAVRVAGKMDRLVTNLDELVVDLRSNPSRYVTVEIF